The following are encoded in a window of Manihot esculenta cultivar AM560-2 chromosome 8, M.esculenta_v8, whole genome shotgun sequence genomic DNA:
- the LOC110620397 gene encoding transcription factor E2FA, whose product MSGSSRASTRPPTAAAATPPPGPILPPLRRHLAFATMKPPFVPPDDYHQFTSPTTNRAATDREAEGIVVRSPMLKRKNGSDENGGDSSEWASNSGFGDVSNSSFQTPVSAKGGRTYNRSKASKGTRSGPHTPASNIDSPSPLTPAGSCRYDSSLGLLTKKFVNLIKRAEDGILDLNKAAETLEVQKRRIYDITNVLEGIGLIEKKLKNRIRWKGVDASRPGEAEGDASLLQVEIEKLSMEEHRLDDQIREMQERLRELSEEENNQKWLFVTEEDIKSIPCFQNETLIAIKAPHGTTLEVPDPAEAVEYPQRRYRIILRSTMGPIDVYLVSQFEENFEEMNGEPSTSIPHVSSSGSNEIPGKVMINEQRIQKRDEPQVQQVNSFVDLDASQELTGGMLKIVPSDVDNDADYWLLSDADVSITDIWRTDSNVEWSDFEIPDVHTPRAQTPPSGIGEVPSGGNSARR is encoded by the exons ATGTCCGGTAGTTCTCGAGCCTCCACCCGTCCGCCGACTGCGGCGGCGGCCACACCTCCGCCGGGTCCGATCCTACCCCCACTAAGACGGCACCTTGCATTTGCCACGATGAAGCCTCCGTTTGTCCCTCCCGATGATTATCACCAGTTCACGTCCCCTACTACTAATAGAGCCGCCACTGATAGGGAAGCTGAGGGTATTGTCGTGAGGTCTCCT AtgttaaaaagaaagaatggCTCTGATGAAAATGGAGGTGACTCTAGTGAATGGGCTAGCAATTCTGGATTTGGGGATGTATCTAATAGTTCCTTCCAAACACCTGTGTCTGCAAAAGGGGGAAGGACATACAACAGATCGAAGGCGTCAAAGGGCACTAGATCAGGGCCTCACACCCCAGCGTCAAACATTG ATTCTCCCTCTCCTCTTACACCAGCTGGTAGCTGCCGTTATGACAGTTCCCTAG GTCTTTTGACGAAGAAATTTGTCAATCTAATTAAGCGTGCTGAAGATGGTATTCTTGACCTAAACAAGGCTGCAGAGACTTTGGAG GTGCAAAAGAGACGGATATATGACATAACAAATGTCTTGGAAGGAATTGGTCTCATTGAAAAGAAGCTCAAGAACAGGATACGTTGGAA GGGTGTTGATGCTTCAAGGCCAGGAGAGGCAGAGGGTGATGCCTCTTTATTGCAG GTGGAAATTGAAAAACTTTCCATGGAAGAGCACAGACTCGATGATCAAATAAG AGAAATGCAAGAAAGATTGAGAGAATTGAGCGAAGAAGAGAACAATCAAAA ATGGCTTTTTGTAACTGAAGAAGACATTAAGAGCATACCTTGTTTCCAG AATGAAACCCTCATAGCAATTAAAGCTCCCCATGGAACTACACTGGAAGTCCCTGATCCTGCTGAG GCTGTTGAATATCCACAGAGGAGATACAGGATAATTCTTAGAAGCACAATGGGTCCTATTGATGTGTATCTTGTAAG TCAATTTGAGGAGAATTTTGAGGAGATGAATGGTGAGCCATCTACCAGTATCCCACATGTTTCTAGTTCTGGATCTAATGAAATCCCAGGAAAAGTGATGATCAATGAACAGAGAATCCAAAAGAGAGATGAACCTCAGGTGCAACAAGTTAATTCTTTCGTTGATCTTGATGCTTCACAAGAGCTGACTGGTGGCATGCTGAAGATTGTTCCCTCCGATGTTGAT AATGATGCAGATTATTGGCTTCTTTCAGATGCTGATGTTAGCATTACAGATATCTGGAGAACAGACT CGAATGTCGAATGGAGTGATTTTGAAATCCCTGATGTTCACACTCCAAGGGCACAAACTCCACCATCAGGGATCGGCGAAGTACCATCTGGTGGAAATTCTGCTCGGAGATAA
- the LOC110620865 gene encoding transcription termination factor MTEF1, chloroplastic: MQEKVQFFSNHKSSFPYPFKLHNFPSSHHDFPSLSCSRTLHFPSLSSKTNTISTPPKPPKTTELPSVSEPVNNPPTPPPPKADFQEKMLYLDSIGIDIFSLVDHHRPVILSASLADIKSIVDLFTSMNFNSLEFRRIVSMCPEILASNASTIVPVFTFLLREARVNGSDIKRVINRRPRLLVSSVKQRLRPTLYFLQSIGIEEVNKHTYLLSCSVEDKLLPRIQYFENMGFLYKDAISMFRRFPPLFNYSIKDNIEPKLNYFVVEMGRDLKELKEFPQYFSFSLENRIKPRHQSCVEKSMYFPLRALLKTNEEQFRGRLDVCCNSSMPLSSSPLSCISCHIDSNTE; the protein is encoded by the coding sequence ATGCAAGAGAAAGTTCAGTTCTTTTCCAACCACAAATCCTCATTTCCTTACCCTTTCAAGCTCCACAATTTCCCCTCTTCTCACCATGATTTTCCTTCACTTTCTTGCTCAAGAACCCTTCATTTTCCCTCCCTTTCATCCAAAACAAACACCATTTCTACCCCTCCCAAGCCTCCCAAAACTACTGAACTCCCCTCTGTATCTGAACCTGTTAATAACCCTCCTACGCCTCCGCCACCAAAAGCCGAttttcaagagaaaatgcttTACCTTGATTCCATAGGAATCGACATATTCTCCCTTGTCGACCATCATCGTCCGGTCATTCTCTCTGCTTCCCTCGCCGACATAAAATCCATAGTTGATTTATTTACATCCATGAACTTCAACTCCCTGGAGTTCCGCCGGATTGTTTCTATGTGCCCAGAAATCCTTGCCTCCAATGCATCCACCATCGTTCCCGTCTTCACCTTCCTTCTCCGGGAAGCCCGTGTCAACGGCTCCGATATTAAGCGAGTCATCAATCGACGGCCCAGATTGCTAGTCTCCAGCGTCAAGCAGCGGCTGCGTCCCACACTGTACTTCCTCCAAAGCATTGGCATAGAAGAGGTAAACAAGCACACCTATCTGCTCTCCTGTAGCGTGGAAGACAAACTATTACCGAGAATTCAATACTTTGAGAATATGGGTTTCCTCTACAAAGACGCCATATCCATGTTTAGGAGGTTTCCCCCACTCTTTAATTACAGTATAAAAGACAATATTGAGCCCAAATTGAATTATTTCGTGGTGGAAATGGGAAGAGATTTGAAGGAGCTCAAAGAGTTTCCACAGTACTTTTCATTTAGTTTAGAGAATAGGATTAAGCCGAGGCACCAATCCTGTGTAGAGAAAAGTATGTATTTCCCTCTACGTGCTTTGTTAAAGACCAACGAGGAGCAATTTCGAGGTAGATTGGATGTCTGTTGTAATTCTTCAATGCCATTGAGCTCGTCTCCTTTGTCATGTATAAGTTGTCATATTGATTCTAATACAGAGTga
- the LOC110620864 gene encoding 2-Cys peroxiredoxin BAS1, chloroplastic, with product MACSATSTTGLISSIAATTKSMASPISKPSQTLTLPTSFLGQRKPLQSRAPRSISLNRGSHSRKSFVAKASGDLPLVGNTAPDFEAEAVFDQEFIKVKLSEYIGKKYVILFFYPLDFTFVCPTEITAFSDRYGEFEKLNTEILGVSIDSVFSHLAWVQTDRKSGGLGDLKYPLISDVTKSISKSYDVLIPDQGIALRGLFIIDKEGVIQHSTINNLAIGRSVDETLRTLQALQYVQENPDEVCPAGWKPGEKSMKPDPKLSKEYFAAI from the exons ATGGCTTGCTCCGCCACGTCAACCACTGGTCTCATCTCCTCAATAGCCGCCACTACCAAATCCATGGCTTCTCCTATCTCAAAACCTTCTCAAACCCTAACTTTACCCACTTCCTTCTTGGGTCAACGTAAGCCCCTTCAATCTCGCGCCCCTCGATCCATCTCATTGAATCGTGGTTCTCATTCGAGGAAAAGCTTCGTTGCCAAGGCCAGT GGTGACCTTCCACTTGTTGGAAATACAGCACCAGATTTCGAGGCAGAGGCTGTTTTTGATCAAGAGTTCATTAAG GTTAAACTATCAGAATATATTGGGAAGAAATATGTGATTCTCTTTTTCTATCCATTGGACTTCACATTTGTTTGCCCAACAG AGATCACTGCTTTCAGTGATCgctatggagagtttgagaagCTAAACACTGAAATATTGGGTGTTTCAATTGACAGTGTG TTCTCCCACCTTGCATGGGTTCAAACAGATAGAAAGTCAGGCGGTCTAGGAGATCTGAAGTATCCCTTAATATCTGATGTCACTAAATCCATTTCAAAATCTTATGATGTGCTAATCCCTGATCAG GGAATTGCTTTGAGGGGACTTTTCATTATTGACAAGGAAGGAGTAATCCAGCACTCCACCATTAACAATCTTGCTATTGGGCGAAGTGTTGATGAGACATTGAGAACACTCCAG GCATTGCAATATGTGCAAGAAAATCCGGATGAAGTTTGCCCAGCAGGGTGGAAGCCTGGAGAGAAGTCCATGAAGCCTGACCCCAAGCTGAGCAAGGAGTACTTTGCAGCAATATAA
- the LOC110620662 gene encoding cytokinin riboside 5'-monophosphate phosphoribohydrolase LOG7 produces the protein MEETKSRFQRICVFCGSSTGKKASYQEAAIELGKELVEKRIDLVYGGGSVGLMGLVSQAVHDGGRHVLGVVPKTLMPREIIGHTVGEVRAVSNMHQRKAEMARQADAFIALPGGYGTLEELLEVITWAQLGIHSKPVGLLNVDGFYNSLLSFIDKAVDEGFISPTARRIIVSAPTAKQLVRQLEEYEAEYDEVTSKLVWEEVDRLNYMPGSGVATS, from the exons ATGGAAGAAACTAAGTCCAGGTTTCAGAGAATTTGTGTCTTTTGTGGTAGCAGTACAGGCAAGAAAGCTAGCTATCAAGAAGCCGCTATTGAGTTGGGCAAAGAACTG GTGGAGAAAAGGATCGATTTGGTCTATGGAGGTGGAAGCGTGGGATTGATGGGTCTTGTTTCCCAGGCAGTTCATGATGGTGGGCGCCATGTTCTAGG AGTTGTCCCAAAGACACTAATGCCTAGAGAG ATAATTGGTCACACTGTTGGAGAAGTGAGAGCTGTTTCTAATATGCATCAACGGAAAGCTGAGATGGCACGTCAAGCTGATGCTTTCATAGCCCTTCCAG GAGGCTATGGCACCCTTGAAGAATTGCTGGAAGTTATTACATGGGCTCAGCTTGGTATACATAGCAAACCT GTGGGTCTCTTAAATGTTGACGGCTTCTACAATTCATTGTTGTCTTTTATTGATAAGGCCGTTGATGAGGGCTTCATATCTCCAACTGCGCGTCGTATTATTGTTTCTGCGCCAACTGCCAAGCAATTAGTCAGACAACTTGAG GAATACGAAGCGGAATACGATGAAGTAACATCAAAGCTGGTGTGGGAGGAAGTTGACAGACTAAATTATATGCCTGGATCCGGAGTAGCTACCTCGTAG